In the genome of Rhodamnia argentea isolate NSW1041297 chromosome 3, ASM2092103v1, whole genome shotgun sequence, one region contains:
- the LOC115726561 gene encoding trafficking protein particle complex subunit 2 — protein sequence MATTACFIIVSRNDIPIYEAEVGSAVKREDVAHLHQFILHAAQDIVQDLAWTTSAMFLKAIDRFNDLVVSVYVTAGHTRLMLLHDSRNDDGIKSFFQEVHELYIKIILNPLYLPGSRITSSHFDTKVRALARKYL from the exons ATGGCAACAACTGCTTGTTTTATCATTGTCAGCAGAAATGATATCCCCATATATGAAGCTGAAGTTGGATCTGCTGTTAAA AGAGAAGATGTGGCACATCTGCATCAATTCATTCTGCATGCAGCTCAAGATATTGTTCAGGATCTCGCATGGACAACTAGTGCCAT GTTTTTGAAAGCAATAGACAGATTTAATGATCTTGTGGTTTCAGTGTACGTCACAGCTGGTC ATACTCGACTTATGCTACTTCATGACTCGCGTAACGATGATGGAATCAAGAGCTTTTTCCAAGAGGTTCATGAGCTTTATATTAAG ATAATTCTGAACCCGCTCTATTTGCCTGGTTCCCGCATTACATCTTCACATTTTGATACAAAGGTCCGTGCTCTTGCAAGAAAATACTTATAA